From the Mesotoga prima MesG1.Ag.4.2 genome, the window GAGCTTTTCGGAGATTCATCGAGATAATGTCTCGGCAATTGCCAGAGATTTTCTATCTCTCGCAGGCATTTTGTCTGAGAAGAACCTTCTGTCACAGAATTCAACGAGGCTTCTTAAAGCCCTGAGTCATTGGGACTATCGCCTTTTGAAGAACAGCAGAGCGGCCGATGTTGCCGAGACTGTAGTGCGGGAAATGCATCGCAGTCTGCGGCCCAATACGGTCACTGCTCTTGTTGCCTCGAAATACGGCGGGTGCCATTCCGGAAATATCTTCCTACTTCGTTCTGCCCTGGAAGAGTTTGAAAGAACTCAGAAGTTGCCGGAAGAGGAAGAATTGGCAGTCTGGGTCAACCAGTTACTTGAGGCTTCGGCTGGCAGTCTTCGAGAGGCCGTTTCTCAAGTTAGAAAGGTGGTTATGGTTTATCAGACTAATCTTGAAGGCCTCCCCTCGATTTACCCAGATGCGAATCGAAAAGCGCCCGATCTCGTAACCACCTCGGGAAATACCATCTGGTCGCAACTGGGAAACTCTTACACACAGATCGTCGACCTTTCAAACATAGACAAGTGCAGAGCGTTTCTGACACCAGGAGCTTCAGAAGGTCCACGCAGCCCTCATTTCTTCGATCAAGTCGAACTATGGGTTACCGGAGAAACCAGACCCGCTTCTCTGAGTCGAGAAGAAGTCACTAAATATGTAGAATCGATTGAAACACTTTTTTCGCCAATTAATAAGACTATGCGTCAATCGGGGTCCGACTGAAAATGGAGAATCGAAGTTGCTTTTCACTTAGACTGGACGGGCTCACAAAATACCTTGAAGGGCTGAATCTGCAGAATCTAGCTCTTGAAAAGGTTATGTCGGGGAAGGCCGATTGCATACTGATTCTCCTTGAACATGAACCAGTCCTTACCGTGGGCAAATCGGGCGGAAGAGAGAATCTTCTCGTAGATGAAAGCGAGCTTGAGAGACTGGGGGTAGAGCTCCAAAGTACCGGCAGGGGAGGAAACATAACTTATCACGGTCCGGGACAGGTTGTTGCATACCCCGTTCTGAACCTTGGGAAATGGAAGAAAGATCTTCCATGGTACGTGCACTCTCTCGAAGAGGTAGTAATTAGAGTGCTGGAAGATTATGGCATTGAAGCCGGAAGGAAACCGGAATACAGGGGCGTCTGGGTAAAAGAAACAAAGATTGCCGCTGTCGGTATTGCCGTAAAAAGATGGTTCACAATGCATGGATTTGCCCTGAACGTACGGGTGAATAAGGAACATTTCAAACTGATCAATCCCTGCGGCATAAAAGACTATACGATTGCATCGATGGACGATTTTGTGGATAGTGTTGATTTACATGAGATCATAAAGAGTGTGGAAGAAAAATTTTCTCTTGTCTTTAAGAGCAAACTGATAGAAGTTTCGAGAGAATGGCTGGAGAGTGGTCAAAGTGAAGGAGAAACCAGACTGGCTTAAGAAGAAGCTCAATGCCGACAGGAGTAAGCTTAGCGAAATAAAGGTCATGTTGCGAAGCCTGCGTCTTCATACCGTGTGCGAAGAGGCGAGATGTCCAAATATGGGAGAGTGTTTTGCATCCAGAACCGCTACATTCATGATACTTGGAAATATCTGCACAAGGAACTGTCGATTCTGTGCAGTCTCAAAGGGAATACCAGGCTCTCCAGATCCAAAGGAGCCGGAGAACATTTCCCACGCCGTCCATCTTCTCCAACTGAGACATGCTGTGATCACCTCGGTTACCAGGGACGATCTTAACGATGGTGGCGCTTCTCAATTCGTCGATGTAGTCCGTGAACTGAGAAAGAACTGTCCAAATACGACAATCGAGCTACTGATTCCTGACCTAAATGGTAACTGGAAGGCTCTCGAAAGAATCGTTAGAGAGCATCCGGACGTTTTGAATCACAATATAGAGACCGTACCTTCTCTGTACGCCAATGTAAGACCCGGAGCAACGTACGAGCGTTCTATCGGTCTCCTGCGGAGAGTGAAGGAAATTGACTCTTCGATAATTACCAAATCTGGAATAATGGTGGGCCTTGGTGAGCGCGAAGACGAGGTTAAGTCAGTAATAAAGGACCTATCTGATGCAGGCTGCAGAATGTTGACTATTGGTCAGTATCTGCAGCCATCTCATAAGCACCTTCCGGTAGTGGAGTATATTACGCCGGAGCAGTTTGAAGGCTACAGAATCTTCGCTCTTGAGAGAGGCTTTTCGTTCGTCGCATCGGGTCCTCTCGTTCGTAGCTCCTATCATGCCGCTCTTGGCTTCTCAAGTTTGCGCTAGAGAGCGTTTTTCAACAGCATTGTTTCTGAACTTTTGTTACTTTCAAATCTATCGTTCACAGTTTGTCGGGCAGAATTGAAGATTGCTATTTTGTAATCCTCCAAATATTTGCTTCGCAAGAGTCGCCGTGATACGATTTGCTTAAGATATTCTCTATGTTTGACTAGTTACTTGAGTGAATACAGGACTCTGTATGTTTCTAATGACCGTTTTGGGGAGTTGTGATTATGGATGGATTTTGTATAGAGAGTGCCGATCAAATTCGAGAACTATGGTCAAAGACTTACAACACAGAAGGGAAACCTGACTGGTCCCACATTCTACCGTACTACGACGACAACATTCTCTTCAAAGACACGATCCAGGAAATCCGGGGAATCGAAGAATTCAAGAAAATGACCGAAAGACTTGCCGAGAGATCCAAAGAGTTGAAAATGGCCGTTCTTAGAGTCATTAAGGAAGACAACGTGGTCTTTGTCGAATGGGAGATGACGATACTCTTCAAGAAGACGAGGACTTCCGTGATTTATGGTGCGAGCCGTCTCTCTATTAGTGAAGGGGGAAAGATAATCGAGCAGAGAGATTACTATGACCTTTGGGGTGATATCTTCGACAACATACCCTCATTCAGAAAGCCTTACAGGCGTTTCATGAGAAAACACTTCGGGTAGGTTTTGCACATGGAGAGACGCAAGAGCCCCATCCGCAAATACTGGAAGCAATACAAATGGTCCAACATCCGCGCGATGATGAAGAACAACAAGTCTGATCCAAAGATCTGCAATGATGATTTTGAGGGTCGCCTAATGGTCATTACCGGAGGCACTTCGGGTATTGGATACTACACATGCAGGAAGTATGCAAGCCACGGAGCGAGGATTCTTTCCATAAATCGAAACAGGGAAAAATCGGAAAGGCTTTGCGACGAACTCAAACGCGACTTCGGCGTTCAATGTTCATATATGATAGCCGACTTCAGCAGTCTAGACGATATCCTGAGAGTCGGTAAAGAGCTCTCTACGATGGGAGATGCTATAGATGTCTTGATACACAACGCTGGAGTCTTTCTGAAGCGCAAAGAACTTACAAAGGAAGGCTTTGAAACGACTTTCGTAGTCAATTATCTCTCCTCATTCGTCATAAACTATCTAATAAGAGAGAAGATGAAAGCTCAGGGAAGCGGACGCATTCTGATTGTGAATTCGGAAGGCCATCGATTTGCCGTCTGGGGAATAGAAACGGAGGACCTTAACTGGCAGAAGAGACGTTACACTGGCCTTAAGGCCTACGGCTCTGCAAAGACTTGCCAGCTGCTTAGCATGCTTATTCTTAATCAGTACTTCGAAGGAAGTGGGGTCACAATAAACGCAATGCACCCCGGTGCAGTCAAGACGGGTACGGGAAAGGAAAATGGAGCACTATACAAATGGTATAAGAGAAATGTTGTCGACAGATTCTCCCGTACGCCGGAAATCTCGGCAGAAGCCCTTTACTATCTTGGTGTTTCCGGTGATCTCCAGGATGTCGGCGGAAAGTTCTTCAATCTAACCACGGAAGAGATTCCCGCCCCTCCCGCACTCGACATGGAAACAGCTAAAAAACTCTGGCAGGAAAGCCTACGAATGGGGGGCATCGATGACGGAAATCTATGACGCGATAATAGTTGGCGGTGGAATAGCCGGAATGACCAGTGCCGCATATATTGCAAAGCACGGAGCTAGAGTCCTTTTGTTGGAGAAGAACGAGAAGTGTGGGGGCCTGATCAACTCCTTTTGGAGAGATGGCTTCCTCTTCGACGGCGGTGTGAGGGCGCTCGAAAGCGCGGGAATTATTCTCCCCATGCTGAGGGAGCTTGGGATTGAAATCGAAAGAGTCAAGAGTCCGGTATCTGTGGGGATCGAAAACAGTGTTATACGTGTGACCTCGAAGGAAAGTTTGAAGGAGTATTCTGATCTCCTTAGGAAGATGTATCCTGGAAGCGAGGATGAAATCGAGAGAGTCGTTTCATTCATAAAGAGAATCATGAAGGACATGGAGATTCTCTACGGAGTCGATAATCCCCTCT encodes:
- a CDS encoding penicillin acylase family protein, coding for MRKQMTLWMVLISIIVLLSILPVRIFAGQIEIVRDSWGVAHIYADNDSELFFGAGYATAGDRTFQMELSRRKVAGTLSEIYGKDLLESDKLMRTLGLYKHAQELPDVQNPFSGLVASASHLSVRDWYPYSLTIGTGETGHNPRSIRLYEPLDDQNEFTFESFSEIHRDNVSAIARDFLSLAGILSEKNLLSQNSTRLLKALSHWDYRLLKNSRAADVAETVVREMHRSLRPNTVTALVASKYGGCHSGNIFLLRSALEEFERTQKLPEEEELAVWVNQLLEASAGSLREAVSQVRKVVMVYQTNLEGLPSIYPDANRKAPDLVTTSGNTIWSQLGNSYTQIVDLSNIDKCRAFLTPGASEGPRSPHFFDQVELWVTGETRPASLSREEVTKYVESIETLFSPINKTMRQSGSD
- the lipB gene encoding lipoyl(octanoyl) transferase LipB, whose protein sequence is MENRSCFSLRLDGLTKYLEGLNLQNLALEKVMSGKADCILILLEHEPVLTVGKSGGRENLLVDESELERLGVELQSTGRGGNITYHGPGQVVAYPVLNLGKWKKDLPWYVHSLEEVVIRVLEDYGIEAGRKPEYRGVWVKETKIAAVGIAVKRWFTMHGFALNVRVNKEHFKLINPCGIKDYTIASMDDFVDSVDLHEIIKSVEEKFSLVFKSKLIEVSREWLESGQSEGETRLA
- the lipA gene encoding lipoyl synthase, which translates into the protein MKEKPDWLKKKLNADRSKLSEIKVMLRSLRLHTVCEEARCPNMGECFASRTATFMILGNICTRNCRFCAVSKGIPGSPDPKEPENISHAVHLLQLRHAVITSVTRDDLNDGGASQFVDVVRELRKNCPNTTIELLIPDLNGNWKALERIVREHPDVLNHNIETVPSLYANVRPGATYERSIGLLRRVKEIDSSIITKSGIMVGLGEREDEVKSVIKDLSDAGCRMLTIGQYLQPSHKHLPVVEYITPEQFEGYRIFALERGFSFVASGPLVRSSYHAALGFSSLR
- a CDS encoding nuclear transport factor 2 family protein, whose translation is MDGFCIESADQIRELWSKTYNTEGKPDWSHILPYYDDNILFKDTIQEIRGIEEFKKMTERLAERSKELKMAVLRVIKEDNVVFVEWEMTILFKKTRTSVIYGASRLSISEGGKIIEQRDYYDLWGDIFDNIPSFRKPYRRFMRKHFG
- a CDS encoding SDR family NAD(P)-dependent oxidoreductase, producing the protein MERRKSPIRKYWKQYKWSNIRAMMKNNKSDPKICNDDFEGRLMVITGGTSGIGYYTCRKYASHGARILSINRNREKSERLCDELKRDFGVQCSYMIADFSSLDDILRVGKELSTMGDAIDVLIHNAGVFLKRKELTKEGFETTFVVNYLSSFVINYLIREKMKAQGSGRILIVNSEGHRFAVWGIETEDLNWQKRRYTGLKAYGSAKTCQLLSMLILNQYFEGSGVTINAMHPGAVKTGTGKENGALYKWYKRNVVDRFSRTPEISAEALYYLGVSGDLQDVGGKFFNLTTEEIPAPPALDMETAKKLWQESLRMGGIDDGNL